In the Desulfosporosinus acidiphilus SJ4 genome, ATTCATTGACAAACAAAAGCTTGCGCGAGATTTCTTTAATTAGTAATCGTCAGAAGCTTGAAATGCTTGTCAAGGAGGGAGCAGCCTTTGATGATCTTGTACAAGCCGCATTAACAGATTTGGACTATTATACTTGGATTAATTCCTATGATTTGGCTTATCGCCGGGGAACTCTTACTGAAGAGGAATGGAACATCCTCCAGGAGTATCAAACTCTATTAATGGATGAAATCAGACATCAGGTTATAGCAATCCAGGTGAACCAAGAAAATTGCTGGCAGCCACTTCTCCGGCAGCATTGGTTATTTAAACCGCTCAGTATGCTGACAGAATCAGAGAAGAACTTAGTTAAGTCAAGCATTCGGAAATGGGCGCGCAAACTAGCTGTTCGAACCGGACAACGCTGGAAAACTAACCAAAGAGGGAGAATTGATCTCGCTCGGATTATCCGCCAAAGTGCCCAGTGGGATGGCCTGATTTTTCGTCTGAATTATCATCAGCAAATCCCTAGTGTTCCAGAATTAGTGGTTCTCTGCGATGTTTCGAATTCGATGGCTCCGTTTGTGGAGTTTCTGCTCTTTTTAGTTTCTTGTCTTAGACGGCGTTTCCGTAAGCTTAGAGTTTATTTTTTTATTGATAAGGTATGGGATGTTTCGAGTTTTGTTTGGGATGAGGACTTCGATAATATTAGGGAAGAAATTCGCAGTTGGGGGCATAAGGTTAGTTTGGGCTTTTCAGATTACGGAGCAGTTTTTAAAGAACTAGCCGAGACCTATTTGAAAGATGTGTCTGCTAGAGCTTCGGTTTTATTATTAGGCGATGGCAAAAATAATTACCGGTCTCCGGAAAAAGAATACATAGCGCAAATTTCTGCCAGGGTTCGGCAGATTATTTGGTTGAATCCTTTAAACATTGAAGAATGGAACGATCCGGATAATATCATGAAAGTATATCAGCCTTTTTATTCAAGAGCATTTTGCTGCGGTACGGCCAATGATTTGCAAAGAATCGTAAAAGAAGTTTTCTAGAGGAGGGTCTTGCTTATTTCCATTCTAATTTCAACGGTCATCTTAATAACGGTTGTCCAATTAATAATTCTCGGCTCAGTGGTGTTTTTGGAAAACAGAGATCCGTCCAAAACAATTATTTGGTTGTTAATTCTAGGGGCTCTGCCAATCTTAGGAGCTCTAATTTATTTAATGTTAGGTCGAGTCGTTCGTAAACATCAACTTTCCCAGCATACCCAGCTTTTGCCAGGGCCTACGGAAGAAATTTTAAAAGAACGGCAGGGAAAATCGGATTATGATGATCAGACCACAGGTATTCTTATTAATCGTAAATTAGCTCGAATTTTAATGAATGATGCCTCTGCTCCCATAACCTTTAACAATTGTTCAGAAGTCCTTACCAATGGGATCGATACTTTTAAGGCCATCTTTGAGGCTATAGAAATTGCCGAGAATCATATTCATCTGGAATTTTTCATCTTTCACAATGACAGTATTGGCAGGGATATCCTAAATTTATTGATTCAAAAGGCCTCCGAAGGTGTAAAAGTTCGGGTTTTGGTGGATGGCTTAGTAAACAGTTCTTTGCGAAAACGATTTGGCGCATTAAGAGAAGCGGGAGTTGAGGCGGAAGTGTTTTATCCTGTACGCTTTCCCTTTTTATCCCGGCGACTTAATTTACGCAATCACCGGAAGATTGTCGTTATTGATGGACGAATTGGTTTTGTAGGAGGACTTAATGTCGGAGATGAGTATTTATCTCGCAATCAACGAATTGGATTTTGGCGCGATACGTTTCTCAAACTCGAAGGGGATTCCGTTAATTTCCTTCAGGCTGTATTTCTGAACGATTGGAATGGTACGACTCGCCAGAATGTTTTTTTACCGGAATATTATCCTCAATCAAAGCAATTAGCAGTCCAAATGACGCAAATTGCCGCAACGGGTCCGGATTCGAATTGGGGATCAATGCTGGAAATCTTCTTTGTGGCTTTAACGAGTGCGGAGAAAACTATTTTTATTGAAACACCTTATTTTATTCCCGATGAAGGGTCGATGATGGCCTTAAAAACTGCTGCCCTAAGCGGCTTAGATGTTCGGGTTATTCTTCAAGGGGTGCCTGATCATAAAATTACTTATTGGGCGTCTCTTTCCTATGCTGAAGAGTTATTGGAGGCAGGTGTTCGCATTTATCAATATCAGAAAGGAGTTCTCCATGCCAAGATTCTAATCCTTGATGGTGAAATTGGAGTTGTAGGATCAACCAATTTTGATATCCGCAGTTTCAGTTTAAACTTTGAAATAAGTGCTTTTATTTATGACAAACCTTTAGCTCATCGATTGGAACAAGACTTCTATCAAGATCTAAAAGACAGCAAGGAAATAATCCTCGAGGACTATAAGAAACGTCCCTTAGCTAATAAACTGAAGGAGTCAAGTTCTCGTTTGTTTTCTCCACTTTTATAAAAGATAGCCGTTCCGGAAGCTTATACTGAAAAGACCTCTCATACAATAGCGTGTGGGAGGTTTTTTTTATTATTTGCGTCGCTGGCCAAGACGATATGCGGATGGCAATGAGGCCGCACTCCAACTCATTTCGCATACTCATTCAGTGTGGAGGGCTAAGGGTCACTGAAGCCATGGACGGCGAAAAGAGACCAGAGGCCAAAATAGCGAACTTAAAAGTAGCGGTAGAAGGAGAGGGTGGAGCTTGGAACTTGAAGTGCAGACAGCAATTGTTGAAATAAGTCAGGATTGGTGTAAGAAATGTGGTATTTGTATAGTCTTTTGTCCTAAAAACGTGCTTGAAAGTGATGAATTTAGCCGCGTAGTCGTTGCTAAACCCGATCAGTGTATAGCTTGTAAGATCTGTGAGAAACTTTGTCCGGACTATGCCATAAATATTGAGGTGATTAACGATGTCTGATATTCGTCTAATGCAGGGCAACGAGGCCGTAGCCGAAGGAGCCTTGGCAGCAGGGGTACTTTTTTACGCAGGATACCCCATTACTCCTTCTACTGAAATTGCTGAGATTATGGCTGAGAAGCTGCCTAGGTGCGGAGGTACGTTTATCCAAATGGAGGATGAAATAGGTAGTATGGCAGCAGTCATTGGAGCATCTTTGGTAGGATTAAAATCTCTCACAGCAACAAGTGGTCCGGGGTTTTCTCTGAAACAAGAAAATTTGGGTTATGCTGTTGCTGCTGAGATTCCTTGCGTTATCGTTAATGTTCAGCGGGGCGGCCCCAGTACCGGCTTGCCTACCTCTCCTGCCCAGGCAGATATTATGCAGGCCCGCTGGGGCACACATGGAGATCACCCCATTATTGCCTTGACACCATCTTCGGTACAAGAGTGTTACGAATTAACGGTTAAAGCGTTTAACTTTGCGGAGGAGTTTCGCACGCCGGTCATTCTCCTCATGGATGAGGTTGTGGCCCACCTTAGAGAAAAGATTCTCATTCCAGAAAGCATGGAAATTTCAAATCGGAAAAAGCCGTCTGTACCTCCCGGTGAGTATGTCGCTTATGAAAATAATGAAAGCATGATTCCGGCGATGGCCAATTTCGGAGAGGGTTATCGTTACCATGTTACTGGGTTAACTCATAATGAAAAAGGATTGCCGACTGGGAATCCGATGGTCGTTAAGAAATTTTTACAACGATTGTCTCAAAAATTAGATCCGTATTTGGAACGGATTCAAATAGTGGAAGAAATTAATGCGGGGGACGCAGAATTAATTGTTATTGCCTACGGATGTTCAGCGCGCTCGTCTCTGGAGGCCGTTTACTTAGCTCGCCAAGAAGGATTAAAAGTCGGCTTCTTACGGTTTATAACGATCTGGCCGTTTCCCAATAAGCAACTCATAAGATTATCCAATCGCAAGTATTTGGTTGTAGAGATGAACTGCGGGCAGCTTGCGGGTGAAGTTGAAAAGCTATTTGGCTTTGATAGGGTAGATCGTCTCAATAGAATGGACGGCGAACTAATTACTCCCAGGGAAATTTTAGAAAGAATTCGGGAGGTAATATAAAGTGTTTCAGGATATTGCCCAATATTTTCGTATTGAGACCTTGCCTCATATCTGGTGCCCGGGTTGTGGAATCGGAACGATTACAGCGGCTATCGTTCGAGCAATTCAAGCCCTTCAATTGGATCAAAATAACGTAATATTTGTCTCAGGAATTGGCTGTTCTTCTAGGATGCCTGGCTACTTAGACTTTAACACCATTCATACGACTCATGGGCGAGCATTAGCCTTTGCCACTGGTATTAAGGCTGCACGGCCTAATTTAGATGTTTTTGTAGTTATGGGAGATGGGGATTCCACAGCCATCGGAGGCAATCATTTAATTCATGCAGCCAGGCGCAATATTGATTTGACGGCCATAGTAATAAATAACAGCATTTATGGGATGACAGGTGGTCAGACTTCGCCTTTAACACCCTATGATAAAAGAGGAACTACCTCACCTTATGGCAATTTGGAAAGACCTTTTCAAATCTTAGACCTCTGCGAGGCTGCTGGGGCGACCTATGGAGGAAGAGCAACTGCGTATCATAATCAAATCCTGACGAAATTAATCATGGATGCTTACAATAATTCAGGATTTTCAATCGTTGAAGCAATTTCCCAGTGCCCGGTTTCCTATGGACGGAAGAACCGTTTCAAGACTCCCGCCGATATGCTGCTTTGGCAGAAGGAACACGCCATAAAGTCCGGACAAATACCCGTCTCTGAAGAAGACTTTCCAATCGGTGAGATATTTAAACGACAAAGACCGGAATATACTCATGAATACGAAAAACTCAGAAAAAAACTAAGAGAGGCGAGTGCTTATGACTAAACAGAGATTTCTCCTGACTGGAACCGGTGGGCAAGGGTTAATTTTGGCGGGAATTATCTTAGCCGAGGCGGGAATTAAAGATGGGAGAAACGCTGCTCAAAGTCAGAGCTATGGTCCTGAGGCAAGGGGCGGCGCCTGTAGGGCAGAAGTTATTATCGGTGACGAAGAGATTTACTATCCAAAAATCGAAACCCCAGATTTCGTCTTGACACTCAGCCAAGAAGCTTATAAAAAGTATGGTTTGCACCTTAAAGATGATGTGGTGCTTATTGTGGATGATTTTTATGTACCTGAGGTAAAGCCGAGAATCAATAATTTTTACTCACTGCCCATAACAAAAGCTACCCGGGATGAGCTTCGTTCAGAACAAGGCGCTAATATTGTGGCCTTGGGTGTCCTAGGATCTTTAAGTGAAGCTGTCTCTTTGGAAAGTCTTAAGCAGGCAGTAAGACAAAGGGTTCCTCTGGGGACAATTGACAGGAATTTGAAAGCCCTTGATCTTGGCTGGGAGCTGGGCCAGAATGAAAAAGAAAAGCTTAGCAAACCGAGGTTAACTGAAGGTGATTGCTCTTGTCATATTTGAAGCAAAGAGAATGGGAGCAAAGTGGTTATTTAAGGTTAACAGAAGCATTAACTAAAGTTTTATTGGAAGAATGGGGCGGCCCAAGAAGTCCCATGGCCTTGAACTATATTCATGGAACGATAATTCCTGACCTTGCCAATTGCTTTTGGCAAAATGCAGACTTGTTGAGCAATATCACCTTTGAAGAAATAATCCAGTGGAAAATGAAGAATCAGTTTGCCAATCCTTCGGCAGTCGTCGCTGATTTAGCTAAGGATTTACTTCTCCCGGCTCAAAAAATTATCAACCGTCCACAAATTATTGATCCCAAGGAACCTTGGCGGCGTATTTTTCGCCTCTGGATTTATGAAGAATCATTGCCAAATATGGCTGAAAAAATGGGATATCCTTTAGATTATTTGGACTTGCTCCTGTTAAGATATAAGAAAGTCAAAGCTTTTATCCAGACTCACCGAGTGAGCCTTTTAGAATGTTTGCAAAATTTGGAGTTAAGGGAATATGGCGATGAACAGCTCAGTTTTCTTTATCAATTTCATACTTCATTTATGAATGATCCCTTATTCAGGGAACGATTGACCTTGGAGCAAGTAATCATTGATCTGGGTCTGCCCTTACAGGTATCTGATTTAGTTGCACTTTTGGAGATAATTCATACTCATGAAGGGTATTTAGATGAAAGTGATTTAATTGGACATTTCAGCAGTCAGCATATTAATCTGTTTTCTTGTGCCATAGAAGGATTGACAACATTGCACTATATACAGAAAAATAAAGCCGGCAAATTAACCTTGAGCGAAAAGAGTGCTCGAACCGTTGCCGGCTTCCTTTTACCGAGGTTAGGTGATCAATTAAAGAAGGCGATAATCATTAAGGATTATGAATGCGGTAAAGGAATTCTCATGAGGCTTAATGAGGAAGTCTTGGTCAAACTGTTGGATTGGACCTTCGTTGAGTTTAATCAAGAACAGATTTTTGAGTTACATAAGCGAATTTATAAAAAGATCAGTCGGAGAGTGGATATTCATCTCCTTAAAGGTTTTGCTAATATTCCGGAAGCTCAGGAACTTCTCCTAAATAATATAAGTGATCATGATAGTCTGATTAGAGCTGCTGCTTGTCAGGCATTAGGTAAACTTCAATGTAAAGAAGCCATATTCAATCTCATTCAACTTTTACGGGATCCAGTAGCAAGTGTTAAGGAAACGGCAGCCCAAGCTTTAGGAGAAATAGGAACGACGGCAGCCATCAAAGAATTGAACAGAGTAGTTGGAGATTACGGAGAATCCGTCAAAGTAAGGGAATGTGCACGAAGTGCTTTGAAAAAAATTGAGCAGGATAACTAAATAATGTTATCATCATCGAAACCCTGAGCTTCAGCGTTATCTGAACGAGTTTACTGGTTAAGTTCGAAAGCTATCAAGGCAGCTCCGAGTGCCGCTGTAATACTAGGTTCCTGAAAGACAGTAATAGGATGGCCAAGCTGTTGAGTTAGAGATTTTACAACTCCTTGATTGTGAGCGACGCCGCCTGTAAAAACAATTTCCGGTTCAAGACCGGTACGTCGAGTCATTGAAGCGACTCGACTGGCAACCGAATCACAAACTCCCGCCAGAATATCCTCTTTTGCTGTTCCCGCTGAAACGTGAGAAATGACTTCAGATTCTGCGAAAACAGTACAAAACGATGAAATTTTTGTTGGGTTATGGGAAGCTTTGACCAATGATCCTATTTCCGACATCTGGACTTCTAAAGCAGTGGCCATAACTTCAAGGAAACGCCCCGTACCTGCAGCACATTTGTCATTCATAGCAAAATCCGCGACTTTGCTATTAGGAAATAATCGAATGACCTTGCTGTCTTGCCCGCCAATATCAATGATGGTTTGAGCTTTCGGAAAAAGATGACTTATGCCTTTGGCCTGACATGTAATCTCAGAGACTTCTCTGTCTGCAGGAAAGGTAACTCGACCGTAACCGGTGGCTACCGTAGTTTGGATATCATAAGCTGATAGGCTGTTTTCTTTTAAGAGCTGCTCAATTAAGCGATTTGCTACGTCACGCCCGCTATACCCGGCCCTCGCAACGTTTTGGCCAATAATCTCCCGTTTATCGTTTAGCAATACGATTTTAACGGTGAGCGAACCAATATCTACCCCCATACAGTAATTACCCATCGTATTCCTCCTGAAATATGGTTAATCAAAGGTTTCTAAAAAGGCCTGAACTCGATTTCGAACCGGTTCGTCGGCATAAACTCTGGGATCAGCCATATCAGCTTCGATCATCAACCCAGGGACACCGGTTTCCCTCATAACCTTTCGGCGAATGACTTCCTGAACTAAGGAGTAGGGTTTACAGGAACGATTTGAATGCATTACGAATCCGTTCGCTTTATATTCTTTAATTAAGCTAATTAATTGTTTGGCTCTATAATCTGGAGATCGATTAAGGAAAACTTCAGTATAGGTGGCAGCTAAACTCTCCAGAGGCGTTCCAGGGGCATGGTCTACTGCCCAGCCGCCGCTATAGGTGTCTGTAACAAAACAGGCTCCCTTTTCTGCAAATAGTTTATAAAAGCTAAAAATTCTAGGCCAAATAGCAATATTATCCCAGACTAGACGAATGCGTTCATTTTCTATGGCCCCTAGTGATTTTGCGACTCTCTCTTGAACTTCATTTTTAAGTTGTCGATAATAATCGATTCCTGCCTGGGAACCACGCAATACAACTATAGGTGCCATATGGATAAAGAGATCAGGTGCATTGAGAGGAGAGGGGATTGAACAACATAATTGTCGTGTTTCTTTCCAGAGAGACGTTATTTCACTGCTGAAACGCATTTGTTGGGCTAAAAGATTTTCGTTAAACTTACGTCCGGTGATTATTTCCAATTCGTCTATCATTCCTTGCAATTGATTGAGCACATACTCTTTGGCGTGAGATGTCAGTTCTCCGTTTAAAAATGGTGTATCTAATACTAACAGAGGAATATTAAAGTGACGTGCCAAGACTTCGTACCATTTTAAAACAGTTCCGCAAATGTTATTACAGGCAACTAAAAGATCAGGTTTTGGCATTCCGCCATAGGGAGCCAGGTCTGGTCTTATAACTCCGCCAAGATGTGAGCGTGCATAAGAACAAAGATCTAAGGAATATCCCTCAGCTTCGGCGACCTCGCATAGTTTTACTGTTGCTTTATGGGTACTGTAGATAGCCGCATATTGTTCCGGATACGCAGGATGAATTTTAAAGGCTCTTAAAAGTTCCACCGGAGCGCCGCTTGTCACCCATGCTAAGGGGCGATTTAATGTCTTTCCCCAATAGCGGTGATAGTTTGTCAAGGCATAATAACGTCTCATGGTTTTTTTAAGTGCTGCATTACTCTTCAATGGCCGGTAATGGCGTATTTTTCTTTCTTGATTTACAACATTGCCTTGCTGGGGGCTCTTATTATTTGCTGATATAGGCATAACGTGTTCTCCTCTTCTTTAGAACTACTACATCATGCTCTCCAAAAAGGCTTGGAGCCTTGTTCTTTCCTGTCCGCCGACGTTTGCTCCTTCAAGTTCTAAACATAAGGTGCGAAGTCCCCTATTTTGGAGACATTTTAGGAGGGAGACAGAATCCCAGGCATGAGGTTCGCAATATTTGCGAATTACAATGATTGCGGCCTTTGCTTTTCGTTCAAGTGCCAGTCGTTCAATATAGTCGAGTCGTTCATTTAAGTTCTTGTTTTTGCAGGGACAGGGAGGCATTGTACTGTATCGCTGAACTATGTCCCTTAGGGGATTATCAGAACTAGCAAATCGTTGCCCAGCATAATGGCGATATCCTGAGCAAGTGTCGTCGGCTACAACCCTGCCGCCTAAGTCTTCAATCATGGCAAAGAGATGGTCGTTTTCCAAAATGGCTCCGGTAAGTAGGACTCCAAGCTTGTGCTCCTCCGGCGCTGCCATTTTACGGATTTCCGGAAGACAGGCGCCTAAAACTTCACAGAAGATTGAACGCGGCATCACCTGACCGGCTCTGAGCAGGGCTGAGATTAACTGAGAAGGAAGCTGAGGGCGTAAACTATCAAGTTGGCTTGCTAATTCCCGCACTTGATTGCATAAATCGATGGCAGTGCGCAACTGGGAATGTGTTATCTCTTTATCAGTTAAAAGAGCAAACTGCTTAACAAGAGTCTCCAACTCAGAGAAATAATATTGAGCGGCCCCCAGAGCTGTTAACATTACGGGAGGCACTAGATTAAGGGATGGTGTGTGTCCTGAACAAGCCCAAACTCCGCTGAGACACTGCATTGTGTCACAAGTATGAGTGAAACCTACTCCGCTAAGATCATGCCATTTGCGCTCAATTTCCATTTCCAGGGTACCGCGGGCTAATGAACAGCAGTAACCAGGAAGTTCAGCGGGAGTTGATTGGTAATTGTCCGGAAAGAGGCGGATTGGTTCTAACTCGGCAGCCAGAATTAGTTCTTCGGGAAAATAGGAACAAAAGTAACCGAAAAATTTATGTTCTGGATAGCGTTGTAAACGGGCAGTTCCGTTGAGATAAGCTTCTTCCTTTAGATATTTCAAGGCTTCTGTGGCTCCGTTTGACATTTGAGAGCTCCTCTCTTTAATTTTAACGATTGATCCAATCGTGAGACTCCCCCTTCTATAAGTGGGAGTGGGCCTTGTTCTCTGCTTCGGTGTGGGTAGAGTCCATCCTTCAGCGCGAGTTCACTTGCAGTTATTAACAGCTGTCAATTAAGTAGTCTGTATTCATCGGATAAGTATGAGAAGCTTAGGTTGATTTTCTATTTTACTATTATAGTAAATAAAGTATATAAGTAACAGATATTATTTTAAATATTCAGTAAAATATAAGTAAATAGTAATTAATACAAAATAAGTTTCATCTCATTCTACGAACTGAAAAGGACCATGAAAGTTTATACTAATCATAATTACAAAGAAGAAATATATTTAAGAAGGAAATTAACGCTTCATAGAGAATACTGAATGAATCAGAAGGTTATGCTTAAGAAGAAAAGGAGGCATTATTCAATGACGAACATCAGAGAACTATATGTATGCAGCGTTTGCGGTAACGTAGTGGAGGTTGTTAATCCTGGCGCCCCTGCTTTAGTCTGCTGCAATAAACCCATGGAAAAACTGCAGGCAGGTGTTGTAGATGCTAGCCTTGAGAAGCATGTTCCTGTCTACCAGGAAGTAGAGG is a window encoding:
- a CDS encoding VWA domain-containing protein is translated as MNGWNFIRLINALRHVSIMISSQDVCEAQICLARFPNISEKQIIKALLIHRSQDILMFESVWRILFDDNSIDAINGEEKEKDSIKQELNSPSIGGQGIGRGFGGLSLTNSLTNKSLREISLISNRQKLEMLVKEGAAFDDLVQAALTDLDYYTWINSYDLAYRRGTLTEEEWNILQEYQTLLMDEIRHQVIAIQVNQENCWQPLLRQHWLFKPLSMLTESEKNLVKSSIRKWARKLAVRTGQRWKTNQRGRIDLARIIRQSAQWDGLIFRLNYHQQIPSVPELVVLCDVSNSMAPFVEFLLFLVSCLRRRFRKLRVYFFIDKVWDVSSFVWDEDFDNIREEIRSWGHKVSLGFSDYGAVFKELAETYLKDVSARASVLLLGDGKNNYRSPEKEYIAQISARVRQIIWLNPLNIEEWNDPDNIMKVYQPFYSRAFCCGTANDLQRIVKEVF
- the cls gene encoding cardiolipin synthase, whose protein sequence is MLISILISTVILITVVQLIILGSVVFLENRDPSKTIIWLLILGALPILGALIYLMLGRVVRKHQLSQHTQLLPGPTEEILKERQGKSDYDDQTTGILINRKLARILMNDASAPITFNNCSEVLTNGIDTFKAIFEAIEIAENHIHLEFFIFHNDSIGRDILNLLIQKASEGVKVRVLVDGLVNSSLRKRFGALREAGVEAEVFYPVRFPFLSRRLNLRNHRKIVVIDGRIGFVGGLNVGDEYLSRNQRIGFWRDTFLKLEGDSVNFLQAVFLNDWNGTTRQNVFLPEYYPQSKQLAVQMTQIAATGPDSNWGSMLEIFFVALTSAEKTIFIETPYFIPDEGSMMALKTAALSGLDVRVILQGVPDHKITYWASLSYAEELLEAGVRIYQYQKGVLHAKILILDGEIGVVGSTNFDIRSFSLNFEISAFIYDKPLAHRLEQDFYQDLKDSKEIILEDYKKRPLANKLKESSSRLFSPLL
- a CDS encoding 4Fe-4S dicluster domain-containing protein, with product MELEVQTAIVEISQDWCKKCGICIVFCPKNVLESDEFSRVVVAKPDQCIACKICEKLCPDYAINIEVINDV
- a CDS encoding 2-oxoacid:acceptor oxidoreductase subunit alpha; translation: MSDIRLMQGNEAVAEGALAAGVLFYAGYPITPSTEIAEIMAEKLPRCGGTFIQMEDEIGSMAAVIGASLVGLKSLTATSGPGFSLKQENLGYAVAAEIPCVIVNVQRGGPSTGLPTSPAQADIMQARWGTHGDHPIIALTPSSVQECYELTVKAFNFAEEFRTPVILLMDEVVAHLREKILIPESMEISNRKKPSVPPGEYVAYENNESMIPAMANFGEGYRYHVTGLTHNEKGLPTGNPMVVKKFLQRLSQKLDPYLERIQIVEEINAGDAELIVIAYGCSARSSLEAVYLARQEGLKVGFLRFITIWPFPNKQLIRLSNRKYLVVEMNCGQLAGEVEKLFGFDRVDRLNRMDGELITPREILERIREVI
- a CDS encoding 2-oxoacid:ferredoxin oxidoreductase subunit beta yields the protein MFQDIAQYFRIETLPHIWCPGCGIGTITAAIVRAIQALQLDQNNVIFVSGIGCSSRMPGYLDFNTIHTTHGRALAFATGIKAARPNLDVFVVMGDGDSTAIGGNHLIHAARRNIDLTAIVINNSIYGMTGGQTSPLTPYDKRGTTSPYGNLERPFQILDLCEAAGATYGGRATAYHNQILTKLIMDAYNNSGFSIVEAISQCPVSYGRKNRFKTPADMLLWQKEHAIKSGQIPVSEEDFPIGEIFKRQRPEYTHEYEKLRKKLREASAYD
- a CDS encoding 2-oxoacid:acceptor oxidoreductase family protein, with product MTKQRFLLTGTGGQGLILAGIILAEAGIKDGRNAAQSQSYGPEARGGACRAEVIIGDEEIYYPKIETPDFVLTLSQEAYKKYGLHLKDDVVLIVDDFYVPEVKPRINNFYSLPITKATRDELRSEQGANIVALGVLGSLSEAVSLESLKQAVRQRVPLGTIDRNLKALDLGWELGQNEKEKLSKPRLTEGDCSCHI
- a CDS encoding HEAT repeat domain-containing protein gives rise to the protein MKQREWEQSGYLRLTEALTKVLLEEWGGPRSPMALNYIHGTIIPDLANCFWQNADLLSNITFEEIIQWKMKNQFANPSAVVADLAKDLLLPAQKIINRPQIIDPKEPWRRIFRLWIYEESLPNMAEKMGYPLDYLDLLLLRYKKVKAFIQTHRVSLLECLQNLELREYGDEQLSFLYQFHTSFMNDPLFRERLTLEQVIIDLGLPLQVSDLVALLEIIHTHEGYLDESDLIGHFSSQHINLFSCAIEGLTTLHYIQKNKAGKLTLSEKSARTVAGFLLPRLGDQLKKAIIIKDYECGKGILMRLNEEVLVKLLDWTFVEFNQEQIFELHKRIYKKISRRVDIHLLKGFANIPEAQELLLNNISDHDSLIRAAACQALGKLQCKEAIFNLIQLLRDPVASVKETAAQALGEIGTTAAIKELNRVVGDYGESVKVRECARSALKKIEQDN
- a CDS encoding acyl-CoA dehydratase activase, encoding MGNYCMGVDIGSLTVKIVLLNDKREIIGQNVARAGYSGRDVANRLIEQLLKENSLSAYDIQTTVATGYGRVTFPADREVSEITCQAKGISHLFPKAQTIIDIGGQDSKVIRLFPNSKVADFAMNDKCAAGTGRFLEVMATALEVQMSEIGSLVKASHNPTKISSFCTVFAESEVISHVSAGTAKEDILAGVCDSVASRVASMTRRTGLEPEIVFTGGVAHNQGVVKSLTQQLGHPITVFQEPSITAALGAALIAFELNQ
- a CDS encoding 2-hydroxyacyl-CoA dehydratase subunit D, with translation MPISANNKSPQQGNVVNQERKIRHYRPLKSNAALKKTMRRYYALTNYHRYWGKTLNRPLAWVTSGAPVELLRAFKIHPAYPEQYAAIYSTHKATVKLCEVAEAEGYSLDLCSYARSHLGGVIRPDLAPYGGMPKPDLLVACNNICGTVLKWYEVLARHFNIPLLVLDTPFLNGELTSHAKEYVLNQLQGMIDELEIITGRKFNENLLAQQMRFSSEITSLWKETRQLCCSIPSPLNAPDLFIHMAPIVVLRGSQAGIDYYRQLKNEVQERVAKSLGAIENERIRLVWDNIAIWPRIFSFYKLFAEKGACFVTDTYSGGWAVDHAPGTPLESLAATYTEVFLNRSPDYRAKQLISLIKEYKANGFVMHSNRSCKPYSLVQEVIRRKVMRETGVPGLMIEADMADPRVYADEPVRNRVQAFLETFD
- a CDS encoding 2-hydroxyacyl-CoA dehydratase family protein, translated to MSNGATEALKYLKEEAYLNGTARLQRYPEHKFFGYFCSYFPEELILAAELEPIRLFPDNYQSTPAELPGYCCSLARGTLEMEIERKWHDLSGVGFTHTCDTMQCLSGVWACSGHTPSLNLVPPVMLTALGAAQYYFSELETLVKQFALLTDKEITHSQLRTAIDLCNQVRELASQLDSLRPQLPSQLISALLRAGQVMPRSIFCEVLGACLPEIRKMAAPEEHKLGVLLTGAILENDHLFAMIEDLGGRVVADDTCSGYRHYAGQRFASSDNPLRDIVQRYSTMPPCPCKNKNLNERLDYIERLALERKAKAAIIVIRKYCEPHAWDSVSLLKCLQNRGLRTLCLELEGANVGGQERTRLQAFLESMM